The Candidatus Krumholzibacteriota bacterium genome window below encodes:
- a CDS encoding isoamylase early set domain-containing protein — MTMNAHAPAACAALVFLALILVAGCGSGFPDWERGVDPRSGPEITPEGVRFILYAPDIDAVAVAGDFNNWSTVADPLYDRETDGLWTITIPLEPGRYEYKFYVDGEKWTPDPGNPERVDDGFGGFNSVLVVE, encoded by the coding sequence GTGACCATGAATGCACATGCGCCTGCGGCGTGCGCCGCACTCGTTTTCCTGGCCCTGATCCTCGTCGCCGGATGCGGATCGGGTTTTCCCGACTGGGAACGCGGCGTCGATCCCCGCTCCGGCCCGGAGATCACCCCGGAGGGGGTCCGGTTCATCCTCTACGCGCCGGACATCGACGCGGTCGCCGTCGCCGGGGACTTCAACAACTGGTCGACCGTCGCCGACCCCCTGTACGATCGGGAGACCGACGGTCTCTGGACGATCACCATCCCGCTCGAGCCCGGTCGCTACGAGTACAAGTTCTATGTCGACGGCGAGAAATGGACGCCCGATCCCGGCAATCCGGAGCGTGTCGACGACGGCTTCGGGGGATTCAATTCCGTCCTCGTCGTCGAATGA
- a CDS encoding isoamylase early set domain-containing protein, translated as MNLHRRSRLAVAATIALLTLASCGRYLEARLDSPGIRGETVTFRFRSPSARTVQVAGDFNNWGAGDAATGEVLVGLMRRGEEGVWELSLRLPSGRYRYLFLVNEVAYVLDPANPRIVPDGRGGKAGLVIVP; from the coding sequence ATGAACCTGCACAGACGCAGCCGCCTCGCCGTCGCGGCCACGATCGCCCTCCTGACGCTCGCTTCGTGCGGGCGGTACCTCGAGGCGCGTCTCGATTCGCCCGGCATCCGCGGGGAGACGGTGACCTTCCGGTTCCGGAGCCCGTCGGCCCGCACGGTCCAGGTGGCGGGGGATTTCAACAACTGGGGCGCCGGGGATGCCGCAACGGGAGAGGTGCTGGTCGGACTGATGCGCCGGGGCGAGGAGGGCGTCTGGGAGCTCTCCCTGCGGCTGCCGTCGGGCCGATACCGGTACCTTTTCCTCGTGAACGAGGTCGCTTATGTCCTCGATCCGGCGAATCCGCGGATCGTCCCCGATGGGAGAGGAGGGAAGGCCGGTCTTGTGATCGTGCCGTGA
- a CDS encoding glycogen-binding domain-containing protein — MVRNALIRHVSIAVAAAAFWVAAPGAAGAGLVVDEEETVFSIAAPGAERVFLVGDFNAWNPTLDRMVARDGIFQIRLFLLPGRYRYRFVVDGQSLADDDNPHRDVDGNSFFILAETAAGYEILFAEPGRPATTGIETAFDGSVAVHGVSDRASLLADARVRARTGMGGEGIFRAGVDYRVDDGAGRGYLIEGCASWPLGDGWIRGFTRRSDLGFGDPAALFGTVGPWEYPVGLFCRGAGARIVPFPGLAGEVVYASRIDGRREVLVPGAAATTSVEMPAGPFSGRTRRGSDMIGVSLEGGDDPVTIRWLARYDRRIAGEGGEFSISVPAWGRFHETFAATGGWLSLRGLGGIVVEAEYLSGRSTIEAENFLSGETGDERLDRDEGRRFVISLRVECGGFDGSVTMERTTIDGPTDLREQRPEGAADVVGADLRFGPPGRRARLAARLEHFSAENTGEVFWLEGRNPWLDGDRLTIGRLPFLGSRRVCELLAGFGGEPPTAGLPDGHGARVDVARRGDLCSESVTEALAAVWVCLPRGIGLILDGRWVGYELDGFDDSFLDMYAGLILPLGSRGWCTLGAGRDPVVFDRWTWSFERRGRNEFLAGRGLYEMAGAGDRDALLETLAAAEKELASGAVFTFEAGFRF, encoded by the coding sequence ATGGTTCGGAACGCTCTGATACGGCATGTCTCGATTGCGGTCGCCGCGGCCGCCTTCTGGGTCGCCGCCCCCGGCGCGGCAGGGGCGGGCCTCGTCGTGGACGAGGAGGAAACCGTCTTCTCGATCGCGGCACCGGGCGCGGAACGCGTCTTTCTCGTCGGCGACTTCAACGCCTGGAATCCCACCCTTGACCGGATGGTGGCGCGCGACGGTATCTTCCAGATCCGTCTCTTCCTCCTTCCCGGCAGGTACCGGTACCGGTTCGTCGTCGACGGGCAGAGCCTCGCCGACGACGACAATCCGCACCGCGACGTCGACGGGAACTCCTTCTTCATCCTCGCCGAGACCGCGGCGGGGTACGAGATCCTCTTCGCCGAGCCGGGGAGGCCGGCGACCACGGGGATCGAGACGGCCTTCGACGGGTCCGTCGCCGTACACGGAGTAAGCGACCGGGCGTCACTGCTCGCGGATGCGCGCGTGCGGGCAAGAACCGGAATGGGAGGGGAGGGGATCTTCCGGGCCGGGGTGGATTATCGCGTGGACGATGGAGCGGGCAGGGGATACCTGATCGAGGGATGCGCCTCCTGGCCGCTCGGCGACGGGTGGATTCGCGGTTTCACGCGCCGGTCTGATTTGGGCTTCGGCGATCCGGCCGCCCTGTTCGGGACGGTCGGTCCCTGGGAATATCCCGTCGGGCTCTTCTGCCGGGGTGCGGGCGCGCGGATCGTCCCCTTCCCCGGACTCGCCGGCGAGGTCGTCTACGCGAGCCGCATCGACGGACGCAGGGAGGTCCTCGTGCCGGGCGCGGCGGCGACGACCTCGGTCGAGATGCCGGCGGGGCCGTTTTCCGGCAGGACGCGCCGCGGGTCCGACATGATCGGCGTGTCGCTCGAAGGCGGCGATGACCCGGTGACCATCCGGTGGCTCGCCCGCTACGACCGCCGCATCGCCGGCGAAGGCGGGGAGTTCTCCATCTCCGTGCCGGCATGGGGGCGGTTCCACGAGACCTTCGCCGCCACCGGCGGGTGGCTCAGCCTTCGCGGCCTAGGCGGGATCGTCGTCGAGGCGGAATATCTCTCGGGGAGATCGACGATCGAGGCCGAAAACTTCCTTTCCGGCGAAACGGGCGACGAGCGGCTGGATCGCGACGAGGGACGGCGATTCGTCATCTCGCTGCGTGTCGAGTGCGGCGGATTCGACGGCAGCGTCACGATGGAGCGGACGACGATCGACGGGCCGACTGATCTCCGGGAGCAACGGCCGGAGGGCGCCGCCGACGTCGTCGGGGCCGATCTGCGGTTCGGGCCGCCGGGGCGTCGAGCGCGTCTCGCGGCCCGGCTCGAGCATTTCTCCGCGGAAAACACCGGAGAGGTCTTCTGGCTCGAGGGGCGGAATCCCTGGCTCGACGGCGATCGGTTGACGATCGGGCGGCTGCCGTTCCTCGGGTCGCGGCGCGTTTGCGAGTTGCTCGCCGGCTTCGGCGGCGAGCCGCCGACGGCCGGTCTTCCCGACGGCCACGGGGCCCGGGTGGACGTCGCCCGGCGGGGGGATCTTTGCTCGGAATCGGTCACCGAGGCGCTCGCCGCCGTCTGGGTTTGTCTGCCCCGTGGAATCGGCCTGATTTTGGATGGGCGATGGGTCGGCTACGAGCTCGACGGATTCGACGATTCCTTTCTCGACATGTACGCGGGGCTGATCCTGCCCCTCGGTTCGCGCGGCTGGTGCACGCTGGGCGCGGGGCGCGATCCGGTCGTTTTCGATCGCTGGACATGGTCCTTCGAACGGCGCGGTCGAAACGAGTTCCTCGCCGGACGGGGGCTGTACGAGATGGCGGGGGCCGGGGACCGCGACGCCCTTCTCGAAACACTGGCGGCCGCGGAAAAGGAACTCGCCTCGGGCGCGGTCTTTACCTTTGAAGCGGGGTTCCGATTCTGA
- a CDS encoding HD domain-containing protein — protein sequence MADWKKIFPELEWIEDDRLAARVAAVWEDALTRGGWKANDLDGIPFTLLVDAGGVNLVDHTRIVTALCRNAAAVMTSQGGIELDNDLLIAGALLHDVGKLLEYRKRDGAIEVSRSGRLLRHPLSGQGLAARHDLPEEVCHIIAVHSREGEKSYRSPEAVILHHADFIAFETVKAVQAAPPKD from the coding sequence ATGGCCGACTGGAAGAAGATCTTTCCCGAGCTCGAATGGATCGAGGACGATCGCCTGGCCGCCAGGGTCGCGGCGGTCTGGGAGGATGCCCTGACGCGCGGAGGCTGGAAGGCGAACGACCTCGACGGGATCCCCTTCACGCTGCTCGTCGACGCCGGAGGCGTGAACCTCGTCGATCATACCCGCATCGTGACGGCGCTCTGCAGAAACGCCGCCGCGGTGATGACCTCGCAGGGCGGGATCGAGCTCGACAACGATCTGCTCATCGCCGGCGCCCTGCTCCACGACGTCGGCAAGCTTCTCGAGTACCGGAAACGCGACGGCGCGATCGAGGTCTCGCGCAGCGGCAGACTCCTCAGGCATCCCCTGTCGGGCCAGGGCCTCGCCGCCCGGCACGATCTCCCCGAGGAGGTCTGCCACATCATCGCGGTGCATTCCCGGGAGGGCGAGAAGTCCTACCGCAGCCCGGAGGCGGTGATTCTCCACCACGCGGATTTCATCGCTTTCGAGACGGTAAAGGCGGTCCAGGCCGCCCCGCCGAAGGACTGA
- a CDS encoding S8 family serine peptidase, with translation MTRTFLIAAGISLALLLAAGTAAVQTVPGGDDRPAPVGPRLSALLETARPSDVLSVWIFLCEDRPPDAEARVSGRATRRIAKRGAVDAKRLRIRPIDRDAIVLLRPHLCRVRHCSRYFRAISADARADAVESIRRLPVVRAVETVVALKSPLLPAARPVDEPVQTGEDPVTEDYGGSAEQLDQLDLLPLMASGWDGSGRSTGREPVLVCVMDSGFDLDHDALRHIDVRARRDFVQGDTTVVDGPGDPDGQDWHGTTVLGTIAGDLAGRIAGPARGAAYLLAKTEVIGSETTIEEDNWIAGLEWADSAGADVVTSSLGYYVWYDPDDLDGDTALCTRAADIAAGRGIAVVQAAGNFGAYGGLLAPADGDSVITVGSVDRDGDIAWSSSRGPTADGRIKPDVVARGVEVFTIDGETSSGYARASGTSYATPLVAGICAILLEIHPDWGPIELRDRLRSSGSRSDAPDNDYGWGLPDAVAAAGITPTGVPEETIIARGKPNPFRERIEFEFFLPRNEPLTARVYDAGGRLVRSLSEGRRVAWSGRVTWDGRNDRGEPVACGVYFLDLRTPTLRRTMKTVRVQ, from the coding sequence ATGACTCGAACGTTCCTCATTGCGGCGGGCATTTCGCTCGCGCTGCTTCTAGCGGCCGGGACGGCCGCGGTCCAGACGGTGCCGGGCGGAGACGACCGGCCGGCACCGGTCGGGCCGCGGCTCTCGGCGCTTCTCGAAACGGCCCGCCCCTCGGATGTCCTCTCCGTCTGGATATTCCTCTGCGAAGACCGTCCGCCGGATGCGGAAGCCCGCGTGTCCGGGCGGGCGACCCGACGGATCGCCAAACGGGGTGCCGTCGACGCGAAACGTTTGCGCATACGCCCGATCGACCGTGACGCCATCGTCCTGCTTCGTCCGCATCTCTGCCGGGTACGACACTGTTCCCGCTACTTCCGCGCGATCAGCGCCGATGCCCGCGCCGACGCGGTCGAATCGATCCGGCGCCTGCCGGTCGTGCGTGCGGTCGAGACGGTCGTCGCCCTCAAATCCCCTCTTCTTCCCGCCGCGCGACCGGTCGACGAGCCGGTGCAGACGGGGGAGGATCCCGTGACCGAGGATTACGGGGGGAGCGCCGAGCAGCTCGATCAGCTCGATCTTCTGCCGTTGATGGCGTCGGGGTGGGACGGGTCGGGGCGTTCCACCGGCCGGGAACCCGTGCTCGTCTGCGTCATGGATTCCGGTTTCGATCTCGACCACGATGCCCTCCGGCATATCGACGTCCGGGCCCGGCGCGATTTCGTGCAGGGAGACACGACGGTCGTGGACGGGCCGGGGGATCCCGACGGCCAGGACTGGCACGGAACGACCGTTCTCGGGACCATCGCGGGAGACCTGGCGGGGCGTATCGCCGGCCCGGCGCGGGGCGCGGCATATCTCCTCGCGAAGACGGAGGTCATCGGCTCCGAGACGACGATCGAGGAGGACAACTGGATCGCCGGGCTCGAATGGGCCGACAGCGCGGGCGCGGACGTGGTGACGAGCTCACTCGGCTACTACGTGTGGTACGATCCCGACGATCTCGACGGCGACACGGCGCTCTGCACGAGGGCGGCCGACATCGCCGCGGGCCGCGGGATCGCCGTCGTCCAGGCGGCGGGGAACTTCGGCGCCTACGGCGGACTGCTCGCGCCCGCCGACGGGGACAGCGTCATCACGGTGGGATCGGTCGATCGCGACGGCGACATCGCCTGGTCGAGCTCCCGCGGTCCGACGGCGGACGGACGGATCAAGCCCGACGTCGTCGCGCGCGGCGTCGAGGTCTTCACCATCGACGGCGAGACGTCGTCGGGGTACGCCCGGGCGAGCGGCACCTCCTACGCGACGCCCCTCGTCGCCGGCATCTGCGCGATCTTGCTCGAGATCCATCCGGACTGGGGGCCGATCGAGCTCCGGGACCGGTTGCGGTCCTCGGGGAGCAGGAGCGACGCCCCGGACAACGATTACGGCTGGGGCCTTCCCGACGCGGTTGCCGCCGCGGGCATCACCCCGACGGGGGTGCCCGAAGAGACGATCATCGCGCGCGGAAAGCCGAATCCCTTCCGGGAACGCATCGAATTCGAGTTCTTCCTGCCTCGGAACGAGCCGCTGACCGCCCGCGTCTATGACGCGGGGGGGAGGCTCGTGCGGTCGCTCAGCGAAGGGCGCCGCGTGGCCTGGAGCGGGCGCGTGACCTGGGACGGCAGGAACGATCGCGGCGAACCGGTCGCCTGCGGCGTCTACTTTCTCGACCTCCGGACGCCGACGCTCCGCAGGACGATGAAGACGGTGCGCGTCCAGTGA
- a CDS encoding pyruvate, phosphate dikinase yields the protein MGKKNVYFFGGGSAEGRADMKDLLGGKGANLAEMSNIGIPVPAGFTISTEVCTHFYEHDGEYPEGMRGEVEKALKRVEKEMGATFGNAADPLLLSVRSGARVSMPGMMDTVLNLGLNAETVEGLAKRSGDERFAWDCFRRFVQMYGDVVLGMKPEGKDDIDPFEEILGAKKTEVGAESDIDLGVGDLRDLIERYKAMILDRVGVAFPEDPLEQLWNAVGAVFNSWKNDRAITYRQLNGIPDEWGTAVNVQSMVYGNLGDDSGTGVAFTRDPATGADVFYGEYLMKAQGEDVVAGIRTPRPINRAQKGDSELPSLEEEMGGIYAELDGIRSKLERHYRDMQDLEFTIQNGRLWILQTRSGKRTGFAAIRIAIDMVREKLIDREEALLRIEPEQLNQFLQPVFDIDKKRRAVDDGRLVARGINAGPGAATGKVVFNAADAEERAAAGDKVILVRIETSPEDIRGMSAAAGILTSAGGATSHAALVARQMGKVCVVGAKDLVVDYRKRTITANGKTIREGEAISIDGTAGEVYAGEIDTRPSEVVQVVLDETLDRDASAVYRDFEELMAWAGEIKKLGVRANADRPGQAATAVAFGAEGIGLCRTEHMFFEGDRIDTVREMILADDLAGRKNALDRLLPMQREDFRGIFEAMGGRPVTVRTLDPPLHEFLPHDEKEIAALARKMGVDAERLAEKIHSLREANPMLGHRGCRLGIVYPEITEMQARAIFEAACDVVESGGAPRPEIMIPLVGHVRELELQAAVVRRVAAEVMKSRGVEMDYLVGTMIEIPRAALTADEIAGEAEFFSFGTNDLTQTTFGVSRDDAGKFLGEYREQKIWDSDPFQKLDQAGVGALVRIGVEKGRGAKPELKIGICGEHGGEPSSIEFCHGTGFDYVSCSPFRVPIAIVAAARAAVAGGMEGR from the coding sequence GTGGGGAAGAAGAATGTGTATTTCTTCGGCGGAGGATCGGCCGAGGGCCGAGCCGACATGAAGGATCTGCTCGGCGGGAAGGGAGCGAACCTGGCGGAGATGTCGAATATCGGCATCCCCGTCCCGGCGGGTTTCACCATCTCGACGGAGGTCTGCACGCATTTCTACGAGCATGACGGCGAGTATCCCGAGGGGATGCGCGGCGAGGTGGAGAAGGCCCTGAAACGGGTCGAGAAGGAGATGGGGGCGACCTTCGGCAACGCCGCCGATCCCCTGCTTCTCTCCGTCCGCTCCGGCGCCCGCGTCAGCATGCCCGGCATGATGGATACGGTCCTCAATCTCGGACTGAACGCGGAGACGGTCGAGGGTCTCGCGAAACGCTCCGGGGACGAGCGATTCGCGTGGGATTGCTTCCGGCGGTTCGTCCAGATGTACGGCGACGTCGTCCTCGGAATGAAACCCGAGGGCAAGGACGACATCGATCCCTTCGAGGAGATCCTCGGTGCGAAGAAGACGGAGGTCGGGGCCGAAAGCGACATCGATCTGGGCGTGGGCGATCTGCGCGACCTCATCGAGCGGTACAAGGCGATGATCCTCGATCGCGTCGGCGTGGCGTTTCCCGAGGATCCACTCGAGCAGCTCTGGAACGCCGTCGGGGCCGTCTTCAACTCCTGGAAGAACGACCGCGCCATCACCTACCGGCAACTGAACGGCATCCCCGACGAATGGGGAACCGCGGTGAACGTGCAGTCGATGGTCTACGGAAACCTCGGCGACGATTCGGGCACGGGCGTCGCCTTCACGCGCGACCCGGCGACGGGGGCCGACGTCTTCTACGGCGAATACCTGATGAAGGCGCAGGGAGAGGACGTCGTGGCCGGCATCCGCACGCCCCGGCCGATCAACCGGGCGCAGAAGGGCGACAGCGAGCTGCCGTCGCTCGAGGAGGAGATGGGCGGGATCTACGCGGAGCTCGACGGGATCCGCTCGAAGCTCGAGCGGCACTACCGCGACATGCAGGACCTGGAATTCACGATACAGAACGGCAGGCTCTGGATTCTCCAGACGCGGAGCGGCAAGCGGACCGGGTTCGCGGCCATCAGGATCGCGATCGACATGGTCCGGGAGAAGCTCATCGATCGCGAGGAAGCCCTCCTGCGGATCGAGCCCGAGCAGCTCAACCAGTTCCTCCAGCCCGTCTTCGATATCGACAAGAAGCGCAGGGCCGTCGACGATGGCCGCCTCGTCGCCCGCGGGATCAACGCCGGTCCCGGCGCGGCGACGGGAAAGGTCGTCTTCAACGCGGCGGATGCGGAGGAACGGGCGGCGGCCGGCGACAAGGTGATCCTCGTCAGGATCGAGACGAGTCCCGAGGACATACGCGGCATGAGCGCCGCGGCCGGGATCCTCACGTCGGCCGGCGGGGCGACCTCGCACGCCGCGCTCGTCGCGCGGCAGATGGGCAAGGTGTGCGTCGTCGGGGCGAAGGATCTCGTCGTCGATTACCGGAAGCGTACGATCACGGCGAACGGAAAGACGATCAGGGAGGGCGAGGCGATCTCGATCGACGGCACCGCCGGCGAGGTGTACGCCGGGGAGATCGATACGCGCCCGTCGGAGGTCGTGCAGGTCGTCCTCGACGAAACGCTCGACAGGGATGCTTCCGCCGTCTACCGGGATTTCGAGGAGTTGATGGCCTGGGCGGGGGAGATCAAGAAACTCGGCGTCCGCGCGAACGCGGATCGGCCCGGGCAGGCGGCGACGGCGGTCGCATTCGGGGCGGAGGGGATCGGTCTCTGCCGGACCGAGCACATGTTCTTCGAGGGAGACCGGATCGACACGGTGCGCGAGATGATCCTGGCCGATGATCTTGCCGGGAGAAAGAATGCGCTCGACAGGCTGCTCCCGATGCAGCGGGAGGATTTCCGGGGGATATTCGAGGCGATGGGCGGACGGCCCGTCACGGTGCGGACCCTCGATCCGCCGCTTCACGAGTTCCTTCCCCACGACGAGAAGGAGATCGCCGCGCTGGCGCGGAAGATGGGCGTCGACGCGGAAAGACTCGCCGAGAAGATCCATTCCCTCAGGGAGGCCAACCCGATGCTCGGTCACCGGGGCTGCCGCCTCGGTATCGTCTATCCCGAGATCACCGAGATGCAGGCACGGGCGATCTTCGAGGCCGCCTGCGACGTCGTCGAGTCCGGAGGCGCGCCGAGGCCCGAGATCATGATTCCCCTCGTCGGGCACGTCCGCGAGCTCGAGCTGCAGGCAGCGGTCGTCAGGCGCGTCGCGGCCGAGGTGATGAAGAGCCGCGGCGTCGAGATGGACTATCTCGTCGGAACGATGATCGAGATCCCCCGCGCGGCGCTGACCGCCGACGAGATCGCCGGCGAGGCCGAGTTCTTCTCGTTCGGCACGAACGACCTCACGCAGACGACCTTCGGCGTGAGCCGCGACGACGCGGGCAAGTTCCTCGGTGAATACCGCGAACAGAAGATCTGGGACAGCGATCCCTTCCAGAAGCTCGACCAGGCCGGCGTCGGCGCGCTCGTCCGCATCGGCGTGGAGAAGGGGCGCGGCGCGAAGCCGGAACTCAAGATCGGGATCTGCGGGGAGCACGGCGGGGAACCGTCCTCGATCGAGTTCTGCCATGGGACGGGATTCGATTACGTGAGCTGCTCGCCCTTCCGCGTGCCGATCGCCATCGTCGCGGCGGCGCGGGCCGCAGTGGCGGGCGGGATGGAAGGCCGATGA
- a CDS encoding DUF4388 domain-containing protein, with translation MDFSGDLGVLEPAILFQIVNMAGLTGKLKLVATDNLASFYFRGGDLAYATIDTRRRKIGDVLVEQGLITRKVLDETLASNRGRTGNRIGNVLIEAGYLEYEALATAIQEQIKEVVYTVLPWTVGQFAYFNLVEPEDEDILLDIKMDHLILEGLKRLDESRNRRER, from the coding sequence ATGGATTTCAGCGGCGACCTGGGGGTTCTCGAACCCGCCATCCTCTTCCAGATCGTCAACATGGCGGGACTGACGGGGAAACTGAAGCTCGTGGCGACGGACAATCTCGCCAGTTTCTATTTCCGCGGCGGCGATCTCGCCTACGCGACGATAGACACGCGGAGACGGAAGATCGGCGACGTTCTCGTCGAGCAAGGCCTGATCACGAGGAAGGTCCTCGACGAAACGCTCGCCTCGAACCGCGGCAGGACGGGCAACCGGATCGGCAACGTGCTCATCGAGGCCGGTTATCTCGAGTACGAGGCCCTCGCGACGGCGATCCAGGAGCAGATCAAGGAAGTCGTCTACACGGTGCTGCCCTGGACTGTCGGACAGTTCGCCTACTTCAACCTCGTCGAGCCCGAGGACGAGGACATCCTGCTCGACATCAAGATGGATCATCTCATCCTCGAGGGGCTCAAGCGGCTCGACGAATCCAGGAATCGCCGGGAGCGATGA
- a CDS encoding CDP-alcohol phosphatidyltransferase family protein has translation MIDAADGIETEARGRSVLVERSARRVFVLYAAAVASSSVFVALAGRAGLGVRIAAWTLPAIGLLGVFTIRRRDLVCGANGAPADFFGVPNALTVLRILLVPPFLVLFFDGAVVAGTILYAVAALTDVADGMIARRTGSTTRYGLLLDPVGDILSTFAVFTVLFVRGVVPFWLFILLAVRYTQFFAGLYVLRRLRALPRLRATAAGKAAGVVQAVGIVILLAGMVQDVVPVDRLRPFLFAVMGAAFGAVIVSQTVIGLIALRGRGGN, from the coding sequence ATGATCGACGCCGCGGACGGGATCGAGACGGAGGCTCGCGGGCGGAGTGTCCTTGTCGAACGCTCCGCCCGCCGCGTGTTCGTCCTGTACGCGGCGGCGGTGGCGTCGTCGTCGGTGTTCGTCGCCCTCGCGGGCAGGGCGGGTCTCGGTGTTCGCATCGCCGCCTGGACCCTTCCGGCGATCGGTCTTCTCGGCGTCTTCACGATCCGGCGGCGCGACCTGGTCTGCGGCGCAAACGGCGCGCCGGCCGACTTTTTCGGAGTGCCGAACGCCCTCACCGTACTCCGTATCCTCCTCGTTCCCCCCTTCCTCGTCCTCTTCTTCGACGGGGCGGTGGTCGCCGGGACGATACTGTACGCGGTCGCCGCCCTCACCGACGTGGCGGACGGGATGATCGCGCGCCGGACGGGGTCGACGACGCGGTACGGGCTTCTCCTCGATCCGGTCGGCGACATCCTCTCGACCTTCGCCGTCTTCACCGTCCTCTTCGTCCGCGGCGTCGTTCCGTTCTGGCTTTTCATCCTTCTCGCCGTCCGGTATACTCAATTCTTCGCCGGGTTGTACGTCCTGCGGCGGCTCCGGGCCCTTCCGCGGCTCCGCGCCACCGCGGCGGGAAAGGCGGCGGGAGTCGTCCAGGCGGTAGGGATCGTGATCCTTCTGGCCGGGATGGTGCAGGACGTGGTGCCGGTCGATCGCCTGCGTCCGTTCCTGTTCGCCGTGATGGGAGCGGCATTCGGCGCCGTCATCGTCTCGCAGACGGTCATCGGCCTGATCGCCCTCCGGGGGCGAGGAGGTAACTGA
- a CDS encoding Ig-like domain-containing protein: protein MTRARSTYADLPRGAAAVFLVATVLAVLWPAVACAVPGSGTAAIDPSGAVSAGSLGTWTITYTATEAFSHGTVELTIPPGWSLPQTTDGFLEGYVTVSSSGTLGLPPASVTGRQISVAVDTLDIGGTVTIVYGSIAVSVDGRAEAQTSVEDDVVFATASDPAGTSGAPIASSPIVDVVAASVDRLVFLTPPRSIEAGGESDVVRIGTQDAYGNPSPVLSDQTIDLSSTSPTGAFSALPGAGWSGISSVTMLAGEDTVSFFCRDTAVGTHDISVAASGQSWTGAVQELVVDAAAPFRLVVSPTDTMVTAGEFARFSISVEDVYGNPSSVTSDQTISLLAAAGSFYDPGNHATPIAQAIVPTGTASASVDYRHTAMNATLGYFLAFIDNDGSAPSLESATTTVYVDNAEADTLVSGVEVAGGPVTADGIDEAAVSVTVRDAFDNPVDGVAVTIEATDTGGGNAYTQPAGVTGADGVA from the coding sequence ATGACACGCGCGCGATCGACATACGCTGACCTTCCCCGCGGCGCGGCGGCCGTTTTTCTCGTCGCGACGGTCCTGGCCGTCCTGTGGCCGGCGGTCGCGTGCGCCGTTCCCGGAAGCGGCACGGCCGCGATCGATCCATCGGGAGCGGTATCGGCCGGATCGCTCGGCACGTGGACCATCACGTACACGGCAACCGAGGCCTTCTCGCACGGAACGGTCGAACTGACGATCCCCCCCGGCTGGTCCCTGCCGCAGACAACCGACGGTTTCCTCGAAGGATACGTCACCGTGTCGAGCAGCGGCACGCTCGGCCTGCCGCCGGCGAGCGTGACGGGCAGGCAGATCTCCGTCGCCGTCGACACCCTCGACATCGGGGGGACGGTCACGATCGTATACGGGAGCATCGCCGTTTCCGTCGACGGAAGGGCCGAGGCCCAGACCTCGGTCGAGGATGACGTCGTCTTCGCGACCGCTTCCGATCCGGCCGGGACGTCGGGCGCGCCCATCGCGTCATCGCCGATCGTCGACGTCGTCGCGGCGAGCGTCGACCGGCTCGTTTTCCTCACTCCGCCGCGGTCGATCGAAGCCGGCGGGGAAAGCGACGTCGTCCGGATCGGCACCCAGGACGCCTATGGAAACCCGAGCCCCGTCCTCTCCGATCAGACGATCGATCTCTCGTCGACATCGCCCACGGGCGCCTTCTCCGCATTGCCCGGAGCCGGCTGGAGCGGAATCTCGTCGGTGACGATGCTCGCCGGCGAGGACACCGTCTCCTTCTTTTGCCGCGACACGGCCGTCGGCACGCACGATATCTCTGTCGCGGCGTCGGGCCAGTCGTGGACGGGAGCCGTCCAGGAGCTGGTCGTCGACGCGGCCGCTCCCTTCCGGCTCGTCGTTTCGCCGACGGATACGATGGTGACGGCCGGCGAATTCGCGCGGTTCAGTATCTCGGTGGAGGACGTCTACGGCAACCCGAGTTCCGTGACGAGCGATCAGACGATCTCGCTCCTCGCGGCGGCGGGCTCCTTCTATGACCCGGGAAATCACGCGACCCCAATCGCCCAGGCGATCGTCCCGACGGGAACCGCCTCGGCGTCGGTCGACTACCGCCACACGGCGATGAACGCGACGCTCGGATACTTCCTGGCGTTCATCGACAACGACGGCTCGGCCCCCAGCCTCGAATCGGCGACGACGACCGTCTACGTCGACAACGCGGAGGCGGACACGCTTGTCTCCGGCGTCGAAGTCGCAGGTGGACCGGTGACGGCGGACGGCATCGACGAGGCGGCGGTCTCCGTCACCGTGCGCGACGCGTTCGACAATCCCGTCGACGGCGTGGCGGTGACGATCGAGGCGACGGACACCGGCGGTGGCAACGCGTACACGCAGCCGGCCGGCGTGACGGGCGCGGACGGGGTGGCC